From Chryseobacterium salivictor, a single genomic window includes:
- a CDS encoding YceI family protein, producing the protein MKNSLQSILVLVALTLVGFVNAQNITGKSTTVNIAGTSPMHDWVMNGSEASFTGNASGNTITNVKFTMPVKSLKSTKGKMMDNKAYGALKSDKFPNIIFAAPTLTVGKGNLAGKMTIAGVTKEVNFPVTVTKNGASYHITGTENMKLSTYGIERPGFMGVKTGDAIKVTVNIVAN; encoded by the coding sequence ATGAAAAATTCATTACAATCAATTCTTGTATTAGTTGCCTTAACGCTTGTTGGTTTTGTAAATGCACAAAACATTACGGGAAAATCTACAACAGTTAATATTGCCGGGACTTCACCAATGCATGATTGGGTGATGAACGGATCTGAAGCGAGCTTCACAGGAAATGCCAGCGGAAACACCATTACCAATGTGAAATTCACAATGCCGGTAAAAAGCCTGAAAAGCACCAAAGGAAAAATGATGGATAACAAGGCGTATGGCGCATTGAAATCCGACAAATTCCCCAATATTATCTTTGCTGCACCAACATTAACCGTTGGAAAAGGAAATTTAGCAGGTAAAATGACGATCGCAGGGGTTACCAAAGAGGTGAACTTTCCTGTTACCGTTACGAAAAACGGCGCATCTTATCATATAACAGGTACCGAAAATATGAAATTGTCAACGTACGGAATTGAAAGACCTGGTTTCATGGGCGTGAAAACCGGTGATGCTATTAAAGTTACCGTAAACATCGTAGCCAACTAA
- the argS gene encoding arginine--tRNA ligase, with protein sequence MNIKEIIQNKVAEIIETVFQIDDVNQRNNITLDVQQNKSEFEGDFTIVTFPLVKILKRSPDTIAMELGDAFTTQSDFVESYNVVKGFLNLKIKNNFFLENFHSIEENFDKKEAKNQTVMVEYSSPNTNKPLHLGHIRNNLLGYSVAQILKEDGYNVIKTQIINDRGIHICKSMLAWQKSGTNETPESTHLKGDKLVGNYYVAFDKEYKKEIAELVEKGYEEEVAKKQAPIILEAQKMLLDWEKGDETVKKLWSEMNSWVYDGFAQTYKRLGVDFDQVQYESNTYLLGKDLIQEGLNKGVLYKKEDGSVWCDLSEEGLDHKLLLRGDGTSVYMTQDLGTAVQRFKENSIQKLIYTVGNEQDYHFDVLFKILKKLGYDWAENLFHLSYGMVELPAGKMKSREGTVVDADDLMQEMYDTAKEKAQELGKLETLSDDEKEKSYETVGLGALKYFMLKVDPKKKMLFNPAESIDFAGNTGPFIQYTYARIQSLLAKADYKKATVSDYELNASEKELVMNLSNFKEVVSRAAETLSPALVANYVYDVVKSYNSFYQNNPILNQEDENAKNFRLELSELTGKTIKKGLELLGIGTVNRM encoded by the coding sequence ATGAACATTAAAGAAATCATCCAAAATAAAGTTGCTGAAATCATCGAAACCGTTTTTCAAATTGATGATGTGAATCAGAGAAATAACATCACCCTCGATGTTCAGCAAAATAAATCTGAATTCGAAGGTGACTTTACGATTGTTACTTTTCCGCTGGTCAAAATTTTAAAAAGAAGTCCGGATACTATCGCTATGGAATTAGGCGATGCTTTTACCACCCAGTCCGACTTTGTCGAAAGCTATAATGTGGTGAAAGGGTTTCTTAATTTGAAAATTAAAAATAATTTCTTCTTAGAAAACTTCCATTCCATCGAAGAAAATTTTGATAAAAAAGAAGCAAAAAACCAAACTGTAATGGTGGAATACTCTTCACCAAACACTAATAAACCCCTGCACCTTGGTCATATCCGGAATAACCTTTTAGGATATTCTGTGGCGCAGATACTAAAAGAAGACGGTTATAATGTTATTAAAACCCAGATCATCAACGACCGCGGAATCCATATCTGCAAATCGATGCTTGCCTGGCAGAAATCCGGAACCAACGAAACACCGGAATCTACCCACCTTAAAGGAGATAAACTCGTGGGCAACTATTATGTCGCTTTTGACAAAGAGTATAAAAAAGAAATTGCGGAATTAGTCGAAAAAGGTTACGAAGAAGAAGTAGCCAAAAAACAGGCACCGATCATTTTAGAAGCTCAAAAAATGCTTCTCGATTGGGAGAAAGGTGACGAAACGGTCAAAAAGCTTTGGTCAGAAATGAATTCCTGGGTGTATGACGGTTTTGCACAAACCTATAAACGACTGGGCGTTGATTTCGATCAGGTTCAGTATGAAAGCAACACTTATCTTTTAGGAAAAGACTTAATTCAGGAAGGATTGAATAAAGGCGTTTTATACAAAAAAGAAGACGGCTCGGTTTGGTGTGATCTATCTGAGGAAGGTTTAGATCATAAATTATTGCTGCGTGGCGACGGGACTTCGGTTTACATGACGCAGGATTTGGGAACAGCTGTTCAGCGTTTCAAAGAAAACTCAATCCAGAAATTAATTTATACCGTCGGAAACGAACAGGATTACCACTTCGATGTATTGTTCAAAATTCTCAAAAAACTAGGCTACGACTGGGCAGAAAATCTTTTCCATCTTTCCTATGGAATGGTTGAACTTCCCGCAGGCAAAATGAAATCCCGCGAAGGAACCGTGGTCGATGCTGATGATTTGATGCAGGAAATGTATGATACCGCAAAAGAAAAAGCACAGGAACTGGGTAAACTGGAAACTTTATCGGACGACGAAAAAGAAAAATCCTACGAAACAGTCGGCTTAGGTGCACTGAAATATTTCATGCTGAAAGTGGATCCCAAGAAAAAAATGTTGTTTAATCCCGCTGAAAGTATCGACTTTGCTGGGAATACAGGACCTTTTATTCAGTATACTTATGCCAGAATTCAATCTTTACTGGCTAAAGCGGATTATAAAAAAGCAACCGTTTCCGATTACGAACTCAATGCTTCAGAAAAGGAATTGGTGATGAACCTTTCCAATTTCAAAGAAGTGGTTTCCAGAGCTGCGGAAACGTTGTCTCCGGCCCTCGTCGCGAACTATGTATATGATGTGGTAAAATCATATAACTCCTTCTATCAGAACAATCCGATTCTAAATCAAGAAGACGAAAACGCGAAAAACTTCCGCTTGGAATTATCAGAACTTACCGGTAAAACAATCAAAAAAGGCTTGGAGCTTTTAGGGATCGGAACTGTAAATAGAATGTAA
- a CDS encoding SusD/RagB family nutrient-binding outer membrane lipoprotein, with the protein MAAISLTSCQRDLLSLNNDPKHPSVLPSATLLAMGQQQFFYSAFTGSVNFNNYRFFVQQWAEVTYTDETNYDLVTRNQPRNHWNRMYVNSLNNYETAKKNLPSEAVATEVERINRMATLEISQIAVWENLVDTYGNIPYSEALNAGDGSFAPKYDDAKAIYTSLLARITAVVATIDESKKGYDSGDLVYNGNMTKWKHLANSIKLRLGVNLASASTTVDATAKTAIETAIASGVIASNDEAYSLKFPGGTYSNPVYDDLVASNRDDFIPSELVINMMKGKNDPRMATWFTKVGGNYVGGVFGDKNPFASYSHMSSFFLAPTAPANLLSYEEILFMKAEAAARGYSVGGTAASFYDQAVTVSMTLNNVSSADAAAYLVAHPYDAANWKKSIGEEAYIAMFNKPFAAWLFSRRLDQPVFVNPKNSKTDGVPVRMPYSDQEYVLNKANVNAAATAIGGDKATTKLFWDKF; encoded by the coding sequence TTGGCTGCAATAAGCCTCACCTCTTGTCAAAGAGACTTGCTTTCTTTGAACAATGACCCAAAGCACCCATCCGTTTTGCCGTCGGCAACGCTCTTAGCGATGGGCCAACAGCAGTTCTTCTATTCAGCTTTTACTGGAAGTGTGAATTTTAACAATTACAGATTCTTTGTTCAACAATGGGCAGAAGTAACTTATACAGACGAAACAAATTATGACTTGGTCACAAGAAACCAACCTCGTAATCATTGGAACAGAATGTATGTTAATTCCTTAAACAACTATGAAACTGCTAAGAAAAACCTTCCTTCTGAAGCAGTAGCTACTGAAGTAGAAAGAATAAATAGAATGGCTACTTTAGAAATTTCTCAGATTGCTGTTTGGGAAAACCTGGTAGATACTTATGGAAACATCCCTTATTCTGAAGCCTTAAATGCAGGTGATGGTAGTTTTGCCCCAAAGTATGACGATGCAAAAGCCATCTATACCAGCCTTTTAGCGAGAATTACAGCAGTTGTTGCTACTATTGACGAAAGCAAAAAAGGGTACGATTCAGGCGATTTGGTCTATAATGGAAATATGACAAAATGGAAACATTTGGCAAACTCTATTAAATTAAGACTGGGAGTAAATTTAGCTTCTGCTAGTACTACTGTAGATGCTACGGCCAAAACGGCAATCGAAACAGCAATCGCAAGTGGTGTAATCGCTTCTAATGATGAAGCATACTCACTAAAATTTCCAGGTGGAACTTATAGTAATCCAGTTTATGATGATTTAGTTGCTTCCAACAGAGATGACTTTATTCCAAGTGAATTAGTGATCAATATGATGAAAGGTAAAAATGATCCGAGAATGGCAACATGGTTTACCAAAGTGGGTGGAAATTATGTTGGTGGGGTTTTCGGAGACAAAAATCCTTTTGCTTCCTATTCTCACATGAGCAGTTTCTTCTTAGCACCAACTGCGCCTGCAAATTTGTTAAGCTACGAAGAGATCCTGTTTATGAAAGCTGAAGCTGCTGCAAGAGGTTACTCTGTTGGAGGTACAGCTGCTTCATTCTACGATCAGGCAGTTACAGTATCAATGACATTGAATAATGTTAGTTCTGCAGATGCTGCTGCTTATCTAGTTGCACATCCATATGATGCTGCAAACTGGAAAAAATCGATTGGCGAAGAAGCATACATCGCTATGTTTAACAAACCTTTCGCTGCATGGTTATTTTCAAGAAGATTAGACCAACCAGTTTTTGTTAATCCTAAAAACTCTAAAACAGATGGTGTTCCAGTAAGAATGCCTTATTCTGACCAGGAATACGTTCTTAATAAAGCTAATGTTAATGCTGCTGCAACTGCAATCGGTGGAGACAAAGCAACTACTAAACTATTCTGGGATAAATTCTAA
- a CDS encoding CTP synthase, with protein MSKKNTKYIFVTGGVTSSLGKGIVSASLGLLLKSRGFNVTIQKLDPYINIDPGTLNPYEHGECYVTEDGAETDLDLGHYERFLNSNTSQNNNVTTGKIYQTVIEKERKGDFLGKTVQVIPHITNEIKRRIKMLAKQNYDIIITEIGGTVGDIESLPYIESVRQLKWELGENNSMVIHLTLLPYLASSGELKTKPSQHSVRQLMESGIQADVLVCRTEHIIPKEQRMKLAQFCNVALENVIECKDLETIYEVPLYLQKQDFDDVVLKELNLKSDKQADLKDWKTFLKKYKNPKKSVEIALVGKYVSLQDSYKSIAEAFIHAGADLETEVKVRWVYSGELDNGNVAETFAGIDGMLIAPGFGDRGIEGKIAAAKYAREHNIPLLGICLGMQIMTIEFARNILGHKKANSMEFDTSTPEPVISLMEDQKNVVEKGGTMRLGAWKCTLKTGSKLNEIYGTKNISERHRHRYEFNSEYRDEFEKNGLIPTGFNPETELVETLELKDHPFYIGVQYHPEYKSTVASPHPLFKALIKASTKK; from the coding sequence ATGAGCAAAAAGAACACGAAATACATCTTCGTCACCGGCGGTGTAACCTCTTCTTTAGGCAAAGGAATCGTCTCTGCTTCACTTGGCTTACTGCTGAAATCGAGAGGATTCAATGTCACCATCCAAAAGCTTGATCCTTACATTAATATCGATCCGGGAACACTAAATCCCTATGAACACGGAGAATGTTACGTGACCGAAGACGGCGCAGAAACCGATTTGGATCTCGGACATTACGAAAGATTCCTGAATTCCAATACTTCTCAAAACAATAATGTAACAACAGGTAAAATTTACCAAACCGTTATTGAAAAAGAAAGAAAAGGGGACTTCCTGGGAAAAACCGTGCAGGTTATTCCCCATATTACCAACGAAATTAAGCGCCGCATAAAAATGCTGGCCAAGCAGAACTACGACATCATCATCACCGAAATTGGCGGAACCGTAGGCGATATCGAATCCCTTCCTTATATAGAAAGTGTTCGTCAGCTAAAATGGGAACTGGGCGAAAATAATTCAATGGTAATTCACCTGACTTTGTTGCCATATCTGGCGTCCAGTGGAGAATTGAAAACAAAACCTTCCCAACATTCTGTCCGTCAGCTGATGGAATCAGGGATTCAGGCTGATGTTCTGGTTTGTAGAACGGAGCATATTATCCCGAAAGAACAGCGGATGAAATTGGCTCAGTTCTGTAACGTAGCTTTGGAAAACGTGATTGAATGTAAAGATCTGGAAACCATTTATGAAGTTCCTCTTTATTTGCAAAAACAGGATTTCGATGATGTCGTTTTAAAAGAACTGAATCTAAAATCTGACAAACAGGCTGATTTAAAAGACTGGAAAACTTTCCTTAAAAAATACAAAAACCCGAAAAAATCAGTTGAGATTGCTTTGGTCGGGAAATATGTTTCGCTGCAGGATTCCTACAAATCTATCGCCGAAGCTTTTATTCATGCAGGGGCCGATCTGGAAACTGAAGTAAAAGTAAGATGGGTGTACAGTGGTGAACTCGACAATGGAAATGTTGCAGAAACATTTGCAGGAATCGATGGAATGCTGATTGCTCCAGGATTTGGAGACCGCGGAATTGAAGGAAAAATCGCCGCGGCGAAATATGCCAGAGAACATAATATTCCACTTTTGGGAATTTGTTTGGGAATGCAGATCATGACGATCGAATTTGCACGGAATATTCTTGGTCACAAGAAAGCCAACTCTATGGAATTTGATACATCCACCCCTGAACCTGTAATTTCTTTAATGGAAGATCAAAAAAATGTGGTTGAAAAAGGCGGAACCATGAGATTAGGAGCCTGGAAATGCACTTTGAAAACCGGCTCAAAACTGAATGAAATTTACGGCACGAAAAATATTTCGGAAAGACACCGTCACCGGTATGAATTCAATTCGGAATACCGGGATGAATTTGAAAAAAACGGTTTGATTCCAACAGGTTTCAATCCCGAAACCGAGCTGGTCGAAACGCTTGAACTGAAAGACCACCCTTTTTATATCGGAGTACAATATCACCCGGAATACAAAAGTACGGTTGCTTCGCCACATCCTTTATTCAAGGCACTGATTAAGGCATCTACAAAAAAATAA
- a CDS encoding SusC/RagA family TonB-linked outer membrane protein: protein MKKLTTSVLAVVLTASFALVNAQKKDTIKTQDIEGVVVTALGIKREKKSLGYASQEVKSDALSDGTTNTGNIASQLSGKVAGLSVIANSNFAGSANMVIRGIKGVAGSSPLVVIDGTPVNNDSTFGFGKDFGNALSDINQEDIASINVLKGAAASALYGERGLNGVILITTKNGRGGEDGSWGVSWTSGVQAGFIDKSTFLKYQDKYGAGYEQDFYTEAPAADGHPYANFAEDASWGPKFDPSLLVYQWDSLDPTSPNYGKATPWVAAKNGPIKFFETPFTFSNTVTLEKGSKGQNIMFSYDNMTSSGLMPNSKMSKNTFTLKTNYDFTPKLHGSFFSTLNLQDTKGRNTTGYSDNIVTNFRQWWQTNVDVLSLRDAYLRNSGANGTAANNYGNVSWNPKSSSNPNPIFWNNPYFQVYESYPTDKRTRSFSIASLTYDLTKNINLMGKVSHDRTNLSIDDRLAIGSLAQTFGAAGNDIGSGYGRQDITKTETNYDVMASYKFDVTDNVNLSGVVGGTVRRNSYNSIYATTEGGLVLRNIYSLANGAAPGLAPSETEYITQTNSGYASASLDLYKILYVDGTYRIDQSSTLPAGDNVYRYGSVTGALILSELVKTDWLKFWKIRANYAEVGGTANAYDLDYYYGAAGFFGNVGLSGSQTRQPNNKLKPQRAKEFEFGTEGSLFNNRVTFDVAYYKTKTINQILTLPISSGSGLSSASINAGRIDNWGYEVQLGFVPVKNANFTWNIDANWSQNRNEVVELLHNDVTDVSNVLLASYQGGVSLNAREGEAWGTLVGSDYVYLNGEKVINASTGYYLRQGNQIIGNVTPDWLAGVRNSMNYKGVSLSFLIDVRHGGDVFSTDMYYGLATGLPEETATGNVREAGVIWPGVNPNGNVNTTNTADPMDFGSLDGYARMPNKRFVYDGSYVKLREAAIGYTLPQSLLAGTFVRDAKISLVGRNLWIISKNLPYADPENMVGGGNRSYGWSIGSLPTTRDIGLNVTLKF from the coding sequence ATGAAGAAACTAACAACAAGCGTTTTAGCTGTAGTTTTGACTGCGTCATTTGCTTTGGTAAATGCACAGAAAAAAGACACGATCAAAACGCAAGATATCGAAGGAGTCGTAGTAACGGCTTTGGGTATCAAAAGAGAGAAAAAATCGCTAGGTTATGCTTCTCAAGAAGTTAAATCTGATGCTCTATCAGACGGAACCACTAACACTGGAAACATTGCATCGCAACTTTCCGGTAAAGTAGCAGGTCTTAGCGTTATTGCCAACAGTAACTTTGCCGGATCTGCCAATATGGTGATCAGAGGTATCAAAGGTGTTGCTGGTAGTAGCCCATTGGTAGTAATCGATGGTACTCCTGTTAACAACGACTCTACTTTTGGATTTGGGAAAGATTTTGGTAATGCATTGTCTGACATCAACCAGGAAGACATCGCTTCAATCAACGTATTGAAAGGTGCAGCAGCATCTGCACTTTACGGTGAAAGAGGTCTGAACGGTGTAATTCTAATTACTACTAAAAATGGTAGAGGTGGTGAGGACGGATCTTGGGGAGTAAGCTGGACATCAGGTGTTCAGGCAGGATTTATCGACAAAAGCACTTTCTTGAAATACCAGGATAAGTATGGTGCAGGATATGAGCAAGATTTCTACACTGAAGCCCCAGCGGCGGATGGGCACCCTTATGCCAACTTTGCAGAAGATGCATCTTGGGGTCCTAAGTTCGATCCAAGTTTGCTCGTTTACCAATGGGATTCATTAGACCCAACTTCTCCTAACTATGGAAAAGCAACTCCGTGGGTAGCAGCGAAAAATGGTCCGATTAAATTCTTTGAAACCCCATTTACTTTTAGTAATACTGTTACTTTAGAAAAAGGATCAAAAGGCCAAAACATCATGTTCTCTTATGACAACATGACTTCAAGCGGATTGATGCCAAATTCTAAAATGTCTAAAAATACGTTTACTTTAAAAACGAATTATGACTTCACTCCCAAGTTACACGGTTCATTCTTTAGCACTTTAAATCTACAAGATACTAAAGGTAGAAACACAACTGGATATAGTGATAATATCGTAACCAATTTCAGACAGTGGTGGCAAACTAACGTAGATGTTCTTTCTTTGAGAGACGCTTACTTAAGAAATAGTGGGGCGAATGGTACCGCAGCAAATAACTACGGTAACGTAAGCTGGAACCCTAAAAGTTCTAGCAACCCTAACCCCATTTTCTGGAATAATCCCTACTTCCAGGTATATGAGAGCTACCCTACTGATAAAAGAACAAGATCTTTCAGTATCGCAAGTTTAACGTATGACCTTACGAAAAACATCAACTTGATGGGTAAAGTAAGTCATGACAGAACTAACTTAAGTATTGATGATCGCTTAGCGATAGGTTCACTAGCACAAACATTCGGTGCTGCAGGAAATGACATTGGATCTGGATACGGAAGACAGGACATCACTAAGACAGAGACTAACTACGACGTAATGGCTAGTTACAAATTCGACGTTACTGATAATGTTAACCTAAGTGGTGTTGTAGGAGGTACTGTACGAAGAAACAGTTACAATTCAATCTATGCTACGACCGAAGGAGGATTAGTACTAAGAAACATTTACAGTTTAGCCAATGGTGCGGCTCCGGGCTTAGCTCCATCGGAAACTGAATATATCACTCAAACTAATTCAGGATACGCTTCAGCTTCACTTGACCTCTACAAAATTTTATATGTAGATGGAACTTACAGAATTGATCAAAGTTCAACACTTCCTGCTGGAGACAATGTATACAGATACGGATCTGTCACAGGTGCATTAATTTTATCAGAATTAGTTAAAACTGATTGGTTAAAATTCTGGAAAATCAGAGCCAACTACGCGGAAGTAGGAGGAACAGCTAATGCATACGACTTAGATTATTACTACGGTGCAGCAGGTTTCTTTGGTAATGTTGGTCTGTCTGGAAGTCAAACTCGTCAACCAAACAATAAGTTAAAACCACAAAGAGCAAAAGAATTTGAATTTGGTACAGAAGGAAGTTTATTTAACAACAGAGTTACTTTTGATGTTGCTTATTATAAAACTAAAACGATTAATCAAATTCTTACATTGCCAATTTCTTCCGGGTCGGGTTTAAGCTCAGCTTCAATCAACGCAGGTCGAATTGACAACTGGGGATACGAAGTTCAATTAGGTTTTGTACCAGTTAAAAATGCTAATTTCACCTGGAATATTGACGCTAACTGGTCACAAAACAGAAACGAAGTTGTAGAATTACTTCATAATGATGTTACCGATGTATCAAACGTATTATTAGCTTCATACCAAGGAGGTGTTTCTCTTAATGCAAGAGAAGGAGAAGCTTGGGGAACTTTAGTAGGTTCTGACTACGTTTACCTTAATGGAGAAAAAGTGATTAACGCAAGTACAGGTTATTATTTACGTCAAGGAAACCAAATTATTGGAAATGTAACCCCTGATTGGTTAGCAGGCGTAAGAAACAGCATGAACTATAAAGGTGTTTCTTTAAGTTTCTTAATCGATGTAAGACATGGTGGTGACGTATTCTCTACCGATATGTACTATGGACTTGCTACAGGGTTACCTGAGGAAACAGCAACCGGCAACGTTAGAGAAGCAGGAGTTATATGGCCTGGTGTTAATCCTAATGGAAACGTAAACACCACTAACACTGCTGACCCAATGGATTTTGGTTCATTAGATGGATACGCAAGAATGCCAAATAAGAGATTCGTTTATGACGGTTCTTATGTTAAACTAAGAGAAGCTGCTATTGGATATACCCTACCTCAGTCCCTTTTAGCTGGAACTTTCGTTAGAGATGCAAAAATCTCTTTAGTGGGAAGAAACTTGTGGATTATCAGTAAAAACTTACCTTACGCAGATCCTGAAAACATGGTAGGCGGTGGCAACAGATCATACGGCTGGTCTATTGGATCTCTACCAACAACGAGAGACATCGGATTAAATGTTACTTTAAAATTCTAA
- the yidC gene encoding membrane protein insertase YidC translates to MQQNNGLDKNQLIIFALFSMIIMGAMFYFQNKQATEQQLKEAKNKTEVKQTAPATATKPAMVTNLNDSVKTTSIQQVELKNKELTLGISTLGGQLTTVELNQYKAYDKKNDVNDKKLLLFDKNNSSYGFQFKDKSGKTFNTKDLVFAPTQNGNSVTMQANVNGAVIQFIYTLLDKYTVDFNVKTQNLAQLVSDSKADFIWDLSARQMEKGRSQEQTHTEFNYAFNDYKSFDYDGRTTMEEPKETLNWLAIKQQFFAMVIEPQHGFKNTHGSQDTVDEGEFVKKFNFNGQVDLAAGELNQDFKWYFMPLDLPLLKSYDKNFDELLPLGWSFIGTLNRWFFIPMYNLISSWGLAAGWVIFLMTIIVKIILSPVMFKQHKLSAMMRVIRPEIDEVNAKYKNADPMKKQQETMAVYRKAGVNQMAGCLPGLIQVPIFYALFRFFPNMIDLRGKSFWFAKDLTAYDDVIKLPFSVPLLGDHLSIFAIACTVVILIYTVMTAGNIQQPTQEGMPNMKVIMYIFPITFLFFLNTSASGLSWYYFVSNAINILIILVIKYWILDEKKIHAQIQQNKTKEPKPEGKFQKRMREMMEKAQEQQKVQQQSGKKK, encoded by the coding sequence ATGCAGCAAAATAACGGTTTAGATAAAAATCAATTGATCATCTTCGCACTGTTTTCAATGATTATTATGGGCGCAATGTTTTACTTTCAAAACAAGCAGGCCACTGAGCAACAATTAAAAGAAGCCAAAAACAAAACCGAGGTAAAGCAAACAGCGCCAGCTACCGCCACAAAACCGGCCATGGTAACCAACCTGAACGACAGCGTAAAAACCACGTCAATACAGCAGGTAGAACTGAAAAACAAAGAACTGACTTTAGGAATTTCGACTTTGGGTGGTCAACTTACTACCGTTGAATTAAACCAGTATAAAGCTTACGATAAAAAAAACGATGTCAATGATAAGAAGCTTCTGCTTTTTGATAAAAACAACTCATCGTACGGTTTTCAGTTTAAAGATAAATCAGGAAAGACCTTTAACACTAAAGATTTAGTTTTTGCTCCGACTCAAAACGGAAATTCGGTAACGATGCAGGCTAATGTGAACGGAGCGGTGATACAGTTCATTTATACGTTATTGGATAAATATACCGTTGACTTTAATGTAAAAACGCAAAATCTGGCGCAACTGGTTTCTGATTCCAAAGCAGATTTCATCTGGGATCTTAGTGCAAGGCAAATGGAAAAAGGCCGTTCTCAGGAGCAGACCCACACCGAATTCAATTATGCTTTTAATGATTATAAAAGTTTTGATTACGACGGCAGAACCACAATGGAAGAGCCAAAAGAAACACTGAACTGGCTGGCAATTAAACAACAGTTTTTCGCAATGGTTATTGAACCGCAGCACGGTTTCAAAAACACCCACGGCTCACAAGATACAGTCGACGAAGGTGAGTTTGTTAAAAAATTCAATTTCAATGGCCAGGTTGATTTAGCCGCAGGCGAATTGAATCAGGATTTTAAATGGTATTTTATGCCACTGGATTTACCTTTATTAAAATCTTACGATAAAAACTTTGATGAATTACTTCCTTTAGGTTGGTCATTTATCGGAACACTGAACAGATGGTTCTTTATCCCGATGTATAATTTAATTTCAAGTTGGGGACTGGCAGCAGGCTGGGTTATTTTCCTGATGACGATTATCGTGAAAATCATTTTGTCACCGGTGATGTTTAAACAACATAAACTGAGTGCAATGATGCGGGTAATTCGTCCGGAAATTGACGAAGTAAATGCCAAATATAAGAATGCGGATCCCATGAAAAAACAGCAGGAAACAATGGCTGTTTATCGAAAGGCCGGTGTAAATCAAATGGCGGGCTGTTTGCCGGGACTGATTCAGGTTCCTATCTTCTACGCACTGTTCCGCTTCTTCCCGAATATGATTGACTTACGCGGTAAAAGTTTTTGGTTCGCTAAAGATTTAACAGCTTATGATGATGTGATTAAACTGCCATTCAGTGTTCCATTATTAGGAGACCATTTAAGTATTTTCGCAATAGCGTGTACGGTGGTGATTTTAATCTATACGGTAATGACAGCAGGAAACATTCAGCAACCGACTCAGGAAGGAATGCCGAATATGAAAGTAATCATGTACATCTTCCCGATTACCTTCCTGTTTTTCTTAAACACCTCCGCATCAGGTTTATCATGGTATTATTTTGTATCGAATGCCATTAATATTTTAATTATTTTGGTCATTAAATATTGGATTCTGGATGAGAAGAAAATACATGCTCAAATTCAGCAGAATAAAACCAAAGAACCAAAACCTGAGGGGAAATTCCAGAAAAGAATGCGTGAAATGATGGAAAAAGCACAGGAACAACAGAAAGTGCAGCAGCAGTCAGGAAAGAAAAAATAA
- a CDS encoding ribonuclease HII: protein MELLKTFSGSYLEAGCDEVGRGCLCGPVVAAAVILDENFNQNLVNDSKKLTFKTRMYLDDYIKNNVKDFAIAQLSPAFIDEHNILNASIHAMHLALDRLKIRPELLLIDGNRFHPYQLIPHQCIVKGDSKILSIACASILAKNYRDQLMIKLHEEFPEYGWNKNMGYATKQHREALVKYGPTVHHRKSFRLDYREEDHVIYPIKTDINEMLTY from the coding sequence ATGGAATTATTAAAAACCTTCTCCGGCAGTTATTTAGAAGCAGGTTGCGATGAAGTCGGCAGAGGGTGTCTCTGCGGACCTGTCGTTGCTGCGGCGGTTATACTCGATGAAAATTTTAACCAAAATTTGGTTAATGATTCTAAAAAATTAACATTTAAGACCCGGATGTATTTGGATGATTATATTAAAAATAATGTGAAAGATTTTGCCATCGCACAGCTTTCCCCAGCTTTTATTGATGAGCATAATATCTTAAATGCAAGTATTCATGCAATGCATCTGGCTTTAGATCGACTGAAAATACGTCCGGAACTTCTTTTAATCGATGGAAACCGGTTTCATCCTTATCAGTTGATTCCACATCAATGTATTGTAAAAGGTGATTCTAAAATTCTTTCGATTGCGTGTGCTTCTATTTTAGCAAAAAATTACCGCGATCAGCTGATGATCAAATTGCATGAAGAATTCCCAGAATATGGTTGGAACAAAAATATGGGTTACGCTACCAAACAACACCGGGAGGCTTTGGTTAAATATGGACCAACCGTTCATCACCGCAAATCCTTCAGACTGGATTACAGAGAAGAAGATCATGTTATTTACCCCATTAAAACCGATATTAATGAGATGCTCACTTATTAA